The Schistocerca nitens isolate TAMUIC-IGC-003100 chromosome 2, iqSchNite1.1, whole genome shotgun sequence nucleotide sequence TCTGCGTTTTTCTCGATACTCTCAAAATACACACGAACTTGAATAGCGTCTGCTTCAAAGTGATGTTAAACTGACATATTTTTTGAACGTGTACAGAATTGCTTGGCAAATCCGTTGCTAGATAAGGGGGATTTTGTAGAACACGTTTGATCGTTTACGGGGGTCTTTactacgtgtatgtgtgtgtgagttatgaTGAGCACGGACAGACCGTTGCATGTGGACCAACCTTTAATTATCAGTTAAAATCATTAGTGGAGTAAGCAGCACCGCTGCTGCATTGTGGTGGGACAAGCACGAGCCGTTGGCCAACAGACCCCAGCCGACAGTTGGCAACAACTTCCTGTAGTTTGCGCGCACTGATTTCAAGGGCGTACGTAAATCGTTCGTTATAAAAGTCACATTTCACGTACGAATTACTGTTCCCTTCGCATTTACCAATAATTAATATGCATATAGTTGTTAACCGCACGAAGTAGGTAAGTCTTTAAGGTCGATGAACGTTTTGACGTCACTAATGGGATTCACACGGTACACATTTTGTAAGGAGTCGATATGTCCACAGTAGCGTTCGTATTTGAATGGGCTTGTGGAAGGACCGAAGTTTGATTTATTCTGGTGTATAGTGTTACTATTTCAGTGAGACTGTTCAAAAATCGTACAGTAGAATTTTCGAATTTTCGTAGATAATATTTTTGTCACATCTGTATTACCAACGTGGATTAATGTCTCAGATGTTGGAGCACCTGGATTGTGCATTATTTGAGAGCTTGCTTTACTTTTATCGAATCGCAGGCAGTTGCCTTACAGGGACGAATGGCAACAGTTTAATGTGAGAGTTGTCATTCAGAGGAAGGTGTGCAAACGTGTGTCTGTGCGGCTTTTCTCTGTGTTTGTGTCCGCGATATATTTTGTGAACCATGTACGCGAACAACACCATTAGAGAATTCCACTCTGCGGTAACAGCCGGCAACTTCCAAGATGTGATGGATATGCTGACGAAAGGAGCAGACGTCGAAGCAGCAGACATTTTCAAGGTACGAGCGCTACACATTGCTGCGGAGCAAGGGCATTTGGACATTCTTAAAGAGCTTATCGCACGGGGCTGTAAAGTAAATGCACAGGCGTCTTGCTCTACTCCGTTGTTTAAGGAACTGGAACGGGGAATGACGCCGTTACATTTAGCAACTAGACATGCCGACCCAATGATCACGCTCACATTGATCAGTGCAGGCGCTAATGTGAACGCTAAAAGTAACTCCAAAGTGTCCCCACTGCACCTTGCGGCACAGTACGGCCATTTGCCCGTGGTGAAGGCTCTAGTTACTGCGAATGCAGACGTGAATGCCGAGGACAACAAAAAACTCACCCCACTATTTTTCGCTGTAGCGCAGAATTTTGAAGATGTGGCCGAATTTCTTGTACAAAGCCGTGCTCGTGTAAATGCTAGAAATGCAGAGCGTGTAACACCATTGCATTTCGCAGCAGAAAGGGGGAACGTAAAAATAACAAAGCTGCTGATCCAGAACAAGGCCGCGATTAATTCAGAGACTCTGGAAGGCTTCACTCCGCTACATGTGGCCATACAAAACAGACAGGCTGCAGTGAGCCAGTTTTTGATCAACAGTGGAGCAGATGTGAATGCGAGAGATAACGAGAGGTGGACTCCTTTGCATAATGCAGCATACAGTGGATACCCAGCGGAAACCGCTAGACTTTTGATTGCGAAAGGTGCTTGTGTGAATGCGAGGGAGAAGATTGGAAGAACACCCTTGCACTTTGCTGCAGAGAACAATTTTACCGATGTAGTTACCATCCTCATCAAGAACAAAATTGACGTGAATGTCACTGACAATCGAAGGTGGACACCATTGCATTGCGCCGCTTACGAGGGTCATTGGGATACTATAAAAATTCTTATCTCTAGTGGTGCTGAAATTGATCCGAGGACAGAAAAGCAGACAACACCATTGCATTTCGCAGCGGACTACTGGCACGTCGAAGCAGTGAAATACCTTTTGGCAGAAGGAGCAGCAGTTAACGCAGCTGACAACACAGACTGGACGCCGCTTCACTTTGCAGCTGATGAGCGTTCCACCCAAATCCCTCCGAAAAGGTCGGGACACTCAGGTACACAGGCGCCGGATTCGAAACTAAACACTATGAAAGCTCTCATTGAAAACGGAGCAGATATAAATGCAAAGGGAAGCAACGATGAAACAGCTCTGCATGTAGCCGTAGAGTATGGTGATCCAGTAGTTGCTAGGTACCTATTAGAGAATGGTGCATACTACAACGCAATTACTCAATCTTTGTTTGGTACCATAACAGCATCAGACATTGCTGAGGTAAAAAGACACGAGAATGTAAATGCTTTATTCCGTGCTACAGAAAAGCTGTTTCAAGCTGTGAAAAGAGCCAAGTGTgctgaaattgaaaaatgttttcaagaaggggcatcagCCAACAGCAGAAGTATCCAGTATGAAACACCGCTTATATATGCATCTTGGAAAGGAAATTTAGCCGTTGTTAATGTTTTGCTTAAAAATGGAGCGGGTATTAATTTGAGCAATAGTAGTGGCATTACTGCTCTGCATTATGCAGCAAAATTTGGGCATCATGAAATATTGTGCACCTTATTGCAACATGGTGCAGtatacaatgcaaaaacgaaaACAGGCAGAAAAACACCACTACATTTCGCTCAAGAAGGAGGACAAAAAGAAGTCACAGAGATTCTAAACCTGATTGAAAGCATGTTTAGTAGAATAAGCAAAAATGATAACACAGTGCTGAAAGAGTTAAGTGAATTAAAGGATATAAAGAACGCAGAATTTCTtgcaataaaaaactgcaaaaatgtaaataaagaaactCTGTCACAAATAGCTTCAAAAAATGGATATAATGAACTTTGTAAATTGTTTTCTGATATGTAATGGTGTACTGCTTGTTTGCTACTCATTTATGTCAGTGAATGGTTTTGATTAAAGTAAGGTGTTATATTGCATGCTACTGATTTTCTGAGATTTTATACACAGGAAAATTATATTTTAGTGTTTTTGTAACCTGCAAAGTAGCCATCATTAGCAGTTTCATGGAAGGCAAAATTGCTTCACAGTGTAATGACAATCTATGTACATTCAAGATGTTTAAATTGTTATCTTTTACTTCATTCTATTACTGGTTAACTGACAAACAAAAAGTAAACATTTGCACATCTGGCATTGCTTACCAGATGGTTTGAATACTCCTCTGAATCAGTGCTTATGTTACTGTTTGCTACCAAGAATTATCTAATTTAAAGCATTTCAGAAGTTCACAGTCTTCACTTTTGTGTGAATTTTCATTATGTGAGTTTTTTTAGTGAACTGATACCATCTTGTGTGTTACTTCCATAACAGTCTTGTCTGTTATTACTGTATGTATTTCATAATCTCTCTCACTACACTCTTGGAAGCACGTGAAAACAATCAGTAACTTAACTGCTGGTAATTATTTGAATCCTCACAAGGCTTATAATTTTCTTAACAATACATCAATTACTCACTCCATTAACTGAGAAAAACAAGTTCGAGATAAGTTTCATACTGGAGATgtattgtaaaataataaaaatatattccgTGTATTGAAATAACAATGTGCACGAGATGTTGCATAGATGAAGGCTATACTGTAGCTGTTATTTATAAGCCATATGGATCTCACTGTACTCATTTTTGTAATAATTCAATAAAGTCTttcaataattgttgtaaaatttcCATAACTTGCATGCTTTTTATAATCTGAGAGGAATCTGTTATGAATTTGTATTTTGCCTATGCATGTTGGTAATATTTATATGCTTTACTATCAGTTACTTGCATTTGCAAAAACTGGTCACAGATTTGGAGCCATTTTTGTTTCAACATCTATTGTTGTGTGTGCAGCATTTACAGTActtttataataaaaaataaaaattgcaaataacatcCAATTAACTTTCTTGGACATAGAGAATGTGTACCGTAACCAACTAGTTACATAAAAAGTAGGTGTGTTCCTCACAGTTATACAATTTAGAGTCATGATTCAGGTACAGATAGCAGCAGTATTGATTAAAACTGGAAGTGATAATAAATGCAGAACACAAATGGAAACTTACTGCTAAtccaaatatttttcatttatgtttgAATTTAAGTAAGTCTCATGCTAGTGAAAGCTTCAAATTTGCACTACAGTATTATTTCTTAATTGTGGTTCCAGTACACAGAAACTATAAAATGATGAGGAAAATTGTTTAACAGTAGTGGGGTCTGGCAAAAAGCCTATAGATGAAtagtttattcatttaattttttgcgTAGTCAACAAAAATGACTATTGCAAACACCAGTATTGTTTACATAATTATGAAGATGTTCATTAAAGtacaaacaaaacaaatagttGATATAAATCAGCAAGACTATAATACAAGCACACAaagggaatgtggtgtcacagaagtaggtatacaactaaaatatttctaataCAAACTGTAAGATCACTTGTTTTCAACTTAGAATTTAGGCAGAGAGTACAAACATTTCTTTGCCAGGAATAATTTGAGTTTCGTTTTAAAGATTTTTCCATCATAGGCACCTAAGTCTTTTGGCAATTTGTTAAACCAAATTTGACCACTGATGTATGGTCTGCAATCTGTTATTTTTAACTTTGTTCTTTGCCTAAGGTACCGATTTTTATTTCTAGAGTTGTGGTCATGTATGTTGCATCTTCTTGAGTCTTTTTgacaatttacaaaaaataaaattgccTTATATAAATACAGGGAATACACTGTAAGGTACTTACGTTGCACAAAAATCTCTCTAACAGAATCATTATGACCCTGATCATGCATTATTCTAATTGCCTTCTTCTGCAGCCACATTAATCTGTCGAGGTGTGTATCAGCAGCACAGCCCCGAAGTTCAATACCGTAATTTAGTAAAGGATATATTGTTCCATAGTAAGCAGTTTGAATAGTAGGGTTTCTAACTATTTTTGCAAGATGACTGAATAGGTATAATCCACTATTAATCTTTCCACACAAAAAGTTAATATGATTTGACCACCGCAAGTTTTTGTGTAAGTATAGGCCCAAGAAATTTGCAGCTACTAATGTGTGCTGCCTAAATTCCATATACATTATTTATAGAGAGATGATGAGAGTTAAGTCTTGAATGATAATAATTGTGATTTATTAACATTGGTCTTAAGCTCTTGTTcttgaaaataattaattatagtTATTACTCCGTATGTTGCAGAAGGTGTAAGTTCACAGGTATTTTTGCCAAAAAACAACAGAGATGTGTCATCTGTGTAGCTCACTATTATGGAATTTTGTGGCTGTGACATCATTCACATAGACTAAAAAGAGAAAGTGGCCAAGAATAGATCCCTAGGGGCTCCTTGTTTGACAGTTTCATTAGAAGATTGGGTGGTTGCGACTCTGTCATTAATTTGGTATATAAGCTTTGTGCACTGCTTCTGGTTTGTCAAGTAATTGGTTAGCAGTAGTACTGCTGAATCTTTTAAGCCATATGCCTGTAGTTTCTTTATTAACAGGTCATGTTTAACTGAATCAAATGCCTTGGTAAGATCAAGGAATATGGCTGTTGCAAATTTCCTTCATCTGGTGCATGATTGCTATGATAGtgctgtggtttttcgtgaaaccatgttgtgtttcagtgagtaAGCTATTTGTTGTGAAGTAGTCACCGAGTTGTGAAAGTAAAACACGTGTTATTGTGGtatccagtcctga carries:
- the LOC126235362 gene encoding ankyrin-1-like; translated protein: MYANNTIREFHSAVTAGNFQDVMDMLTKGADVEAADIFKVRALHIAAEQGHLDILKELIARGCKVNAQASCSTPLFKELERGMTPLHLATRHADPMITLTLISAGANVNAKSNSKVSPLHLAAQYGHLPVVKALVTANADVNAEDNKKLTPLFFAVAQNFEDVAEFLVQSRARVNARNAERVTPLHFAAERGNVKITKLLIQNKAAINSETLEGFTPLHVAIQNRQAAVSQFLINSGADVNARDNERWTPLHNAAYSGYPAETARLLIAKGACVNAREKIGRTPLHFAAENNFTDVVTILIKNKIDVNVTDNRRWTPLHCAAYEGHWDTIKILISSGAEIDPRTEKQTTPLHFAADYWHVEAVKYLLAEGAAVNAADNTDWTPLHFAADERSTQIPPKRSGHSGTQAPDSKLNTMKALIENGADINAKGSNDETALHVAVEYGDPVVARYLLENGAYYNAITQSLFGTITASDIAEVKRHENVNALFRATEKLFQAVKRAKCAEIEKCFQEGASANSRSIQYETPLIYASWKGNLAVVNVLLKNGAGINLSNSSGITALHYAAKFGHHEILCTLLQHGAVYNAKTKTGRKTPLHFAQEGGQKEVTEILNLIESMFSRISKNDNTVLKELSELKDIKNAEFLAIKNCKNVNKETLSQIASKNGYNELCKLFSDM